A genomic segment from Halorubrum depositum encodes:
- a CDS encoding alpha/beta fold hydrolase — translation MQRNTRQAGRPRGLATETCTLSDGRTLAYAVGGAEDGTPVIAHHGTPGSRLFAALLTEAAAETGVRLIVPDRPGYGRSSPPPDDWEWRDWPADLAALLDAESVDRCGAVGFSGGGPFALAAAADERVGRVGLVSSVVPPADVGLVTLSRVPLAVRALFRLSEAYASVAGPSTIVGQYTERSVSEPVSRAVADDFHEALRQGAKPVARENRSFAGEWSGVDRVSGPVRAWHGTRDENAPLSAVRDFASGNDVSLTVTETDHLATLLDHRDEALRWLSET, via the coding sequence GTGCAACGGAACACGCGGCAGGCGGGCCGGCCCCGCGGGCTCGCCACGGAGACGTGCACGCTCTCGGACGGTCGAACGCTCGCCTACGCCGTCGGCGGGGCCGAAGACGGGACGCCGGTGATCGCGCACCACGGAACCCCTGGATCGCGGCTGTTCGCGGCGCTCCTCACCGAGGCCGCGGCCGAGACCGGAGTCCGGCTCATCGTCCCGGACAGACCGGGGTACGGTCGGTCGTCGCCGCCGCCGGACGACTGGGAGTGGCGCGACTGGCCGGCGGACCTCGCGGCGCTCCTCGACGCGGAGTCGGTCGATCGGTGCGGGGCCGTGGGGTTCTCTGGCGGCGGGCCGTTCGCGCTCGCGGCCGCGGCGGACGAACGGGTGGGTCGCGTCGGACTGGTCAGCAGCGTCGTCCCGCCGGCCGACGTCGGCCTCGTCACGCTGTCGCGGGTCCCGCTCGCCGTGCGTGCCCTCTTCCGACTGTCGGAGGCGTACGCGTCGGTCGCCGGGCCGAGCACGATCGTCGGTCAGTACACGGAGCGCTCGGTGTCGGAGCCCGTTTCGCGGGCGGTCGCGGACGACTTCCACGAGGCCCTGCGGCAGGGGGCGAAGCCGGTCGCCCGGGAGAACCGGTCGTTCGCGGGCGAATGGAGCGGGGTCGACCGAGTGTCAGGGCCCGTTCGCGCTTGGCACGGCACGCGCGACGAGAACGCGCCGCTCTCTGCCGTGCGGGACTTCGCGAGCGGGAACGACGTGAGCCTCACTGTCACCGAGACCGACCACCTCGCGACGCTGCTCGATCACCGAGACGAGGCGTTGCGCTGGCTCAGTGAGACGTGA
- a CDS encoding metallophosphoesterase produces MTGVAFAERAAYLGRHDALVVADLHVGRGEASAVSLPIGEREDLVDRLRGHLARFDPATVVVAGDVVHTFDRVTDRVLGTLAALRDACDANGAALELVAGNHDAALADAWDGPVREEHVLDAAGAPRTVVCHGHEAPSTAADRYVIGHVHPTIEIEGDRRPCFLRGEGVYRGADLLMLPAFTRLAPGVAVNDMRTGAFDSPLVTDADRLAPVVVDPGAAGADDAGRADTAGGAGNVGEPLRFPPLGKFRELL; encoded by the coding sequence ATGACGGGGGTCGCGTTCGCCGAGCGCGCGGCGTATCTCGGCCGCCACGACGCGCTCGTCGTCGCCGACCTCCACGTCGGCCGCGGGGAGGCCTCCGCGGTGTCGCTCCCGATCGGCGAGCGCGAGGACCTCGTCGATCGGCTTCGCGGACACCTCGCGCGGTTCGACCCCGCGACCGTCGTCGTCGCCGGCGACGTCGTCCACACGTTCGACCGCGTCACCGACCGCGTGCTCGGGACCCTAGCGGCGCTTCGCGACGCCTGCGACGCGAACGGCGCCGCCCTCGAACTCGTCGCGGGCAACCACGACGCGGCCCTCGCGGACGCTTGGGACGGTCCGGTTCGCGAGGAGCACGTGTTGGACGCCGCTGGTGCCCCCCGGACCGTCGTCTGCCACGGCCACGAGGCGCCGTCGACGGCGGCCGACCGGTACGTGATCGGTCACGTCCACCCGACGATCGAAATCGAGGGCGACAGGCGTCCCTGCTTTCTCCGGGGTGAGGGCGTCTACCGCGGCGCCGACCTCCTCATGCTCCCTGCATTCACCCGACTCGCCCCCGGCGTGGCCGTCAACGACATGCGAACGGGGGCGTTCGACTCCCCGCTCGTCACCGACGCGGACCGGCTGGCGCCGGTCGTGGTCGACCCGGGAGCGGCGGGCGCAGACGACGCCGGCCGCGCGGACACCGCCGGCGGCGCGGGCAACGTCGGAGAACCACTCCGATTCCCGCCGCTGGGGAAGTTCCGCGAGCTGTTGTGA
- a CDS encoding NAD(P)/FAD-dependent oxidoreductase has protein sequence MNGDVTVVGGGLAGLVAASRLAEAGADVTLYERRPAVGGRVRTETVDGFTLDRGFQVLFTSYPAVADELDVDALDVRPFAPGATICRPGSRSTLSDPLRDPRGALPSLLNDEISFSDKLRTLALRYDLSKRDDGDFFAGRDASIREYLDDWGFADDYVENFVEPFYGGITLDRSLSTSKHVFEYTFRAMSRGAIGVPAAGMAAIPEALAARAREAGVTIETGADVESVRTAGQGRIPFRTGRADAEGATVELADGSTRETDAVVVAATPPEARRLTGVESIPTEGVPNATGWYALPAGESFETGGRILLNAANDSPNAVVPMSEVAPEYAPDDRALLAATFLGEDSLDRPAGALREDVRDALEAWYPDRDFGGLETLDVHRIRFAQFAQPPGVHADLPDSDDPEGPVVLAGDYTEWSSIQGALKSGRTAADAAGGYL, from the coding sequence ATGAACGGAGACGTTACGGTCGTCGGCGGCGGGCTCGCCGGGCTCGTCGCGGCGAGCCGGCTCGCCGAGGCGGGCGCGGACGTGACGCTGTACGAGCGACGGCCCGCGGTCGGCGGGCGCGTGCGCACCGAGACGGTAGACGGCTTCACGCTCGACCGCGGCTTCCAAGTGCTGTTCACGAGCTACCCGGCGGTCGCGGACGAACTCGACGTCGACGCCCTCGACGTCCGGCCCTTCGCGCCCGGCGCGACGATCTGCCGGCCGGGGTCGCGCTCGACGCTCTCTGACCCCCTCCGCGACCCCCGCGGTGCGCTCCCCTCGCTGTTGAACGACGAGATCTCCTTTTCCGACAAGCTCCGGACGCTCGCGCTCCGGTACGACCTCTCGAAGCGCGACGATGGCGACTTCTTCGCGGGCCGGGACGCCTCGATCCGCGAGTACCTCGACGACTGGGGGTTCGCCGACGACTACGTGGAGAACTTCGTCGAGCCGTTCTACGGCGGGATCACGCTCGACCGGAGCCTCTCGACCTCGAAGCACGTGTTCGAGTACACCTTCCGCGCCATGAGCCGCGGCGCGATCGGGGTCCCCGCCGCGGGGATGGCCGCGATCCCCGAGGCGCTCGCCGCCCGCGCCCGCGAGGCGGGCGTGACGATCGAGACCGGCGCGGACGTGGAGTCGGTCCGGACCGCGGGCCAGGGGCGGATCCCCTTCCGCACGGGACGCGCCGACGCCGAGGGCGCCACCGTCGAGCTCGCCGACGGCTCGACGCGCGAGACCGACGCGGTCGTCGTCGCGGCGACCCCGCCGGAGGCCCGCCGGCTCACCGGCGTCGAGTCGATTCCCACGGAGGGCGTCCCGAACGCCACCGGCTGGTACGCGCTCCCCGCGGGCGAGTCGTTCGAGACCGGCGGGCGGATCCTGCTCAACGCCGCGAACGACTCGCCGAACGCCGTGGTCCCGATGTCGGAGGTCGCCCCCGAGTACGCGCCCGACGACCGCGCGCTGCTCGCCGCGACGTTCCTCGGCGAGGACTCCCTCGACCGTCCCGCCGGCGCGCTCCGCGAGGACGTCCGCGACGCCCTCGAAGCGTGGTACCCCGACCGCGACTTCGGGGGGCTGGAGACCCTCGACGTTCACCGGATCCGGTTCGCGCAGTTCGCGCAGCCGCCGGGCGTCCACGCCGACCTTCCGGACTCGGACGATCCCGAGGGGCCGGTCGTGCTCGCCGGCGACTACACGGAGTGGTCGTCGATTCAGGGCGCGCTGAAGAGCGGGCGGACGGCGGCCGACGCGGCAGGCGGGTACTTGTAG
- a CDS encoding universal stress protein — protein sequence MGLETVLLAVGEKDDDRLDDLASITADIAGPPGASVALAHVFTEGEYQKARNNLDFDRDSEVTPDVTAQRYVNIQALIDDMEDAGVEHTEHGRLAKGGAVGEAIIGIAEDVGADLVVIGGRRRSPSGKAVFGSVAQNVLLNAPCPVTFVRQD from the coding sequence ATGGGATTGGAAACGGTACTCTTGGCCGTCGGCGAGAAGGACGATGACCGACTTGACGACCTCGCATCGATCACAGCGGATATCGCCGGGCCGCCCGGTGCGTCGGTGGCGCTGGCCCACGTGTTCACCGAGGGGGAGTACCAAAAGGCACGCAACAACCTGGATTTCGACCGCGACAGCGAGGTCACGCCGGACGTTACCGCCCAGCGGTACGTGAACATCCAGGCGCTCATCGACGACATGGAGGACGCGGGCGTCGAGCACACGGAACACGGTCGGTTGGCCAAAGGGGGCGCCGTCGGCGAGGCCATCATCGGAATCGCGGAAGATGTCGGTGCGGACTTGGTCGTCATCGGTGGCCGACGCCGCTCGCCGAGCGGCAAGGCCGTCTTCGGTTCGGTCGCACAGAACGTGTTGTTGAACGCGCCCTGCCCCGTGACGTTCGTCCGCCAAGACTGA
- a CDS encoding iron-sulfur cluster assembly protein, protein MSGSSADPTGDAGGDPRGDSTGEHAGDADGVAAVRERLDRVEDPELARSIVELDYIDAIEVDGDSVEVRFTLPTAWCSPAFAWMMATDARDEVEALDRVREARIELCDHMHGEEITAGVNARDSFGETFPDADGDVAAVRAAIADKARVSRQREAVRTLLDAGADPEQVVSLVRADLTIAGDEAHVDLDGFSLVVDAAPIADYLDRVTTSGHVTEPADTLFLTPEGDPIPADELDVVQKRSRLATVNMGGQGAVCDALHRARHGPDGPDGSGPKYVDPSDGDRSTYDGDEFTSTWTLATEE, encoded by the coding sequence ATGTCGGGGAGCAGCGCGGATCCGACCGGCGACGCCGGCGGCGATCCCCGAGGGGACTCGACGGGGGAGCACGCCGGCGACGCCGACGGCGTGGCGGCGGTCAGGGAGCGACTGGACCGCGTCGAGGATCCGGAGCTCGCCCGCTCCATCGTCGAGCTCGACTACATCGACGCGATCGAGGTCGACGGCGACAGCGTCGAGGTCAGGTTCACGCTCCCGACGGCGTGGTGCTCGCCCGCCTTCGCGTGGATGATGGCGACCGACGCCCGGGACGAGGTCGAGGCGCTCGACCGGGTGCGCGAGGCGCGGATCGAGCTGTGCGACCACATGCACGGCGAGGAGATAACCGCCGGCGTCAACGCCCGGGATAGCTTCGGCGAGACGTTCCCGGACGCCGACGGCGACGTCGCGGCGGTCCGAGCCGCCATCGCCGACAAGGCCCGCGTCTCTCGGCAGCGCGAGGCGGTCCGGACGCTGCTCGACGCGGGGGCCGACCCCGAACAGGTCGTCTCGCTCGTTCGCGCCGACCTGACGATCGCCGGGGACGAGGCGCACGTCGACCTCGACGGATTCTCGCTCGTCGTCGACGCCGCGCCGATCGCCGACTACCTCGACCGCGTCACGACGAGCGGGCACGTGACCGAGCCGGCGGACACGCTGTTCCTGACCCCGGAGGGCGACCCGATCCCCGCGGACGAACTCGACGTGGTCCAGAAGCGGTCCCGGCTCGCGACGGTGAACATGGGCGGGCAGGGCGCCGTCTGCGACGCGCTCCACCGCGCCCGCCACGGTCCCGACGGTCCGGACGGATCGGGACCGAAGTACGTCGACCCGTCGGACGGCGACCGGTCGACGTACGACGGCGACGAGTTCACCTCGACGTGGACGCTCGCGACCGAGGAGTGA
- a CDS encoding J domain-containing protein — protein MVVEFIGAVPPWILLGVALGGVASALAALAFYLGNRFVAPGVAAAGGGRSAAGDERRRREIREYLTAIDERFREDHALGEVAVPFYLPEREVAITFDAHDYFRLEGEGVYTVLCEHEMPGRGLGRRLPFDVIEPDWGPDPSVDRGDRDPVAAAFAELDVARGADADEVKRAYRERVKETHPDQGGDEESFRRVREAYATARNHAASAGEGSGRGRAAPRGDRTDPPAGFGR, from the coding sequence GTGGTCGTCGAGTTCATCGGCGCGGTGCCGCCGTGGATCCTCCTCGGGGTCGCACTCGGCGGCGTCGCCTCCGCGCTCGCGGCGCTCGCCTTCTACCTCGGGAACCGGTTCGTCGCCCCGGGCGTCGCCGCGGCGGGCGGAGGCCGGTCCGCCGCGGGCGACGAGCGGCGCCGCCGAGAGATCCGCGAGTACCTGACGGCGATCGACGAGCGGTTCCGCGAGGACCACGCGCTCGGCGAGGTGGCCGTCCCCTTCTACCTCCCCGAGCGCGAGGTCGCCATCACGTTCGACGCGCACGACTACTTCCGACTGGAGGGCGAGGGCGTCTACACCGTCCTCTGCGAGCACGAGATGCCGGGCCGGGGGCTCGGCCGCCGCCTCCCGTTCGACGTTATCGAGCCGGACTGGGGACCGGACCCGTCCGTCGACCGGGGCGACCGCGACCCGGTCGCCGCGGCGTTCGCGGAGCTCGATGTCGCCCGCGGCGCCGACGCCGACGAGGTGAAACGCGCCTACCGCGAGCGCGTCAAAGAGACCCACCCGGACCAGGGGGGCGACGAGGAGTCGTTCCGTCGCGTCCGCGAGGCGTACGCGACCGCCCGCAATCACGCCGCGAGCGCGGGCGAGGGGAGCGGACGCGGGCGCGCCGCGCCCCGGGGCGATCGCACCGATCCCCCGGCGGGATTCGGCCGGTGA
- a CDS encoding MTH865 family protein: MSDVRAELREQFLDAFGGADFPVENQMDLVPALPNGPATKFEAGDVSLTAMEMAAKLGSEQEFPYETAEELVDDILDGLESKGII; encoded by the coding sequence ATGAGTGACGTCAGAGCGGAACTCCGCGAACAGTTCCTCGACGCGTTCGGCGGCGCCGACTTCCCCGTCGAGAACCAGATGGACCTCGTCCCGGCGCTCCCGAACGGCCCGGCCACGAAGTTCGAGGCCGGCGACGTGAGCCTCACGGCGATGGAGATGGCCGCGAAGCTCGGCAGCGAACAGGAGTTCCCCTACGAGACCGCCGAGGAGCTCGTCGACGACATCCTCGACGGCCTCGAGTCGAAGGGGATCATCTGA
- a CDS encoding amidohydrolase family protein, whose protein sequence is MYEKDGEEIFVIDGHVHLWDARQENIIHEGGEQFLQCFYDYHTGFTPEEEQWDIDTYRHYGADKMTEDLFGNAAADMAVFQPTYLDDFYDEGFNTTEQNAELAEEYPERFVLNGSFDPRDGEEGLRYLEHLKEEYDIPGVKLYTAEWRGDSKGWRLDSDDAFEFLEKCAELGIENINAHKGPTIRPLNRDAFDVKDVDDAASSFPELNFIVNHVGLPRLDDFCWIAAQEPNVYGGLAVASAMSTHRERKFGEIMGELLFWLGEDRILFGSDYALWNPDWLVDQVMNAELTDEQKDEYGVELDVDTMKKIMGENAAELYDIDIEAKKRQFRDDDISERFDLADHYGGDAGAAAD, encoded by the coding sequence ATGTACGAGAAGGACGGCGAGGAGATCTTCGTCATCGACGGCCACGTTCACCTGTGGGACGCGCGACAGGAGAACATCATCCACGAGGGGGGCGAGCAGTTCCTCCAGTGTTTCTACGACTACCACACCGGGTTCACCCCGGAGGAGGAGCAGTGGGACATCGACACGTACCGCCACTACGGCGCCGACAAGATGACCGAGGACCTGTTCGGGAACGCGGCCGCGGACATGGCGGTCTTCCAGCCGACGTACCTCGACGACTTCTACGACGAGGGGTTCAACACGACCGAACAGAACGCCGAGCTCGCCGAGGAGTACCCCGAGAGGTTCGTGCTCAACGGGAGCTTCGATCCGCGAGACGGCGAGGAGGGGTTACGCTACCTCGAACACCTCAAGGAGGAGTACGACATCCCCGGCGTGAAGCTGTACACCGCCGAGTGGCGCGGCGACTCGAAGGGGTGGCGGCTCGACAGCGACGACGCCTTCGAGTTCTTAGAGAAGTGCGCGGAGCTCGGCATCGAGAACATCAACGCCCACAAGGGGCCGACGATCCGTCCGCTCAACCGCGACGCGTTCGACGTGAAGGACGTCGACGACGCCGCCTCGTCGTTCCCGGAGCTCAACTTCATCGTCAACCACGTCGGGCTCCCGCGGCTCGACGACTTCTGCTGGATCGCGGCCCAGGAGCCGAACGTGTACGGCGGGCTCGCGGTCGCCTCCGCGATGTCGACCCACCGCGAGCGGAAGTTCGGCGAGATCATGGGCGAGCTCCTCTTCTGGCTCGGCGAGGACCGGATCCTGTTCGGCTCCGACTACGCGCTGTGGAACCCCGACTGGCTCGTCGACCAGGTGATGAACGCGGAGCTCACCGACGAGCAGAAAGACGAGTACGGGGTCGAGCTCGACGTCGACACCATGAAGAAGATCATGGGCGAGAACGCCGCGGAGCTGTACGACATCGACATCGAGGCGAAGAAGCGCCAGTTCCGCGACGACGACATTTCCGAGCGGTTCGATCTGGCGGACCACTACGGCGGCGACGCGGGGGCCGCGGCGGACTGA
- a CDS encoding type II toxin-antitoxin system RatA family toxin — MDELVVRTEVYADPEAVYEFLLDFPGYARYSKYLDDVRTIEGDGGPGTRYALRFAWWKVTYTAHSRVTGVEPPERIDWEITKDIDAGGCWRVTPTEPEPGSDGNESGDPACEVALEVEFDPGSASPDALDLPRLVSFDWVVKKAVPLIRTEAERVVQRAVRDLEGSTRNVDLDVYVDSEQI; from the coding sequence GTGGACGAACTCGTCGTGAGGACCGAGGTGTACGCCGACCCCGAGGCGGTGTACGAGTTCCTGCTCGACTTCCCGGGCTACGCCCGCTACTCGAAGTACCTCGACGACGTGCGGACGATCGAGGGCGACGGCGGCCCCGGCACCCGCTACGCGCTCCGGTTCGCGTGGTGGAAGGTCACCTACACGGCCCACTCGCGGGTGACAGGGGTCGAGCCGCCGGAGCGGATCGACTGGGAGATCACGAAGGACATCGACGCCGGGGGCTGCTGGCGCGTGACGCCGACGGAGCCGGAACCCGGGTCCGACGGAAACGAGAGTGGCGACCCCGCCTGCGAGGTCGCGCTCGAAGTCGAGTTCGATCCGGGGTCGGCCAGCCCGGACGCGCTCGACCTCCCGCGGCTCGTCTCCTTCGACTGGGTGGTAAAGAAGGCGGTCCCGCTCATCCGGACCGAGGCCGAGCGCGTCGTCCAGCGCGCCGTCCGCGACTTAGAGGGGTCGACCCGAAACGTCGATCTGGACGTGTACGTCGACTCCGAGCAGATCTGA
- a CDS encoding NAD(P)-dependent alcohol dehydrogenase, translated as MQAARLHEYTDDMSEGLTIDEVDRPHATGASDVIVEVEGAGWCQTDNHIIEGMWTEYVPQDLPMTLGHENAGTVVETGEDVEIVSEGDPVICHPVQTCGTCRPCRLGETMYCENNAFNGLTVDGGFAEYLHTSERSVIPLPSGVEPIDIAPHADAGITAYHAAKKAVADLAPGDHGVVIGVGGLGHIGLQCLNAMSAARITAVDLKESALDLADSYGADHLINPSESDVPAEIEGITDGTGAAQVLDFVGEDVTTAYAPDITAAGGDHHIIGYGGHVHEPAQALVNGEFSFVGNIVGRYAELQELVALVEQGDVDLHTSRYDLGDVNTVAEKLEHGEIDGRAVITP; from the coding sequence ATGCAAGCAGCCAGACTCCACGAGTACACCGATGACATGAGCGAGGGGCTCACGATCGACGAGGTAGACCGGCCGCACGCGACGGGCGCGAGCGACGTGATCGTCGAGGTCGAGGGCGCCGGGTGGTGCCAGACGGACAACCACATCATCGAGGGGATGTGGACGGAGTACGTCCCCCAAGATCTCCCCATGACGCTGGGCCACGAGAACGCGGGCACCGTCGTCGAGACGGGCGAGGACGTCGAGATCGTCTCGGAGGGCGACCCGGTGATCTGCCACCCGGTCCAGACCTGCGGCACCTGTCGTCCCTGCCGGCTCGGCGAGACGATGTACTGCGAGAATAACGCGTTCAACGGACTCACCGTCGACGGGGGGTTCGCCGAGTACCTCCACACCAGCGAGCGCTCGGTGATCCCGCTGCCGTCCGGCGTCGAGCCGATCGACATCGCGCCACACGCCGACGCCGGGATAACGGCGTATCACGCCGCGAAGAAGGCGGTCGCCGACCTCGCCCCCGGCGACCACGGGGTCGTCATCGGCGTCGGGGGGCTGGGCCACATCGGCCTGCAGTGCCTGAATGCCATGAGCGCGGCCCGGATCACCGCGGTCGACCTGAAGGAATCGGCGCTCGATCTGGCCGACAGCTACGGGGCCGACCACCTGATCAACCCCTCCGAGTCGGACGTCCCGGCGGAGATCGAGGGGATCACCGACGGCACGGGCGCCGCGCAGGTGCTCGACTTCGTCGGTGAGGACGTCACCACCGCGTACGCCCCCGACATCACCGCCGCCGGCGGCGACCACCACATCATCGGCTACGGCGGGCACGTCCACGAGCCCGCGCAGGCGCTGGTGAACGGCGAGTTCTCCTTCGTCGGCAACATCGTCGGCCGGTACGCCGAGCTCCAGGAGCTGGTCGCGCTCGTCGAACAGGGCGACGTCGACCTCCACACGAGCCGGTACGACCTCGGCGACGTGAACACGGTCGCCGAGAAGCTCGAACACGGCGAGATCGACGGGCGCGCCGTGATCACCCCCTGA
- a CDS encoding thiamine pyrophosphate-dependent enzyme, whose translation MDENGTDAAGSTDSPADPSDAATDPLADADVFRVLGPDGSPLPDATVPDLSDERFRAIYRDLVVTRRFDERAVSLQRQGRIGTYAPCAGQEGSAVGSTHALADDDLISYQYREHGAVVVRDLLSEYLPYWMGHESGTEAIAEGNVFPLNIGIAAHLPHAVGAAWAFDYRDEDRISVAHFGDGATSEGDFHEAMNFAGVFDAPTLFCCHNNGWAISIPESRQTASDTFAEKAAAYGFEGVRVDGMDPLASYAVTRAAAERARGAGGGPEGDGDPSADGDTPRPALIEFVEYRFGAHTTADDPTAYRDPDDVDPWRALDPLDRMEAFLRETGRIDDEGVAAIRDEADKVVADAIDFAESVEADPTDMFEHAYADLPPEIRRQRDELLAAVEEHGEGAFRREE comes from the coding sequence ATGGACGAGAACGGCACCGACGCCGCCGGCTCCACCGATTCGCCTGCCGACCCGTCCGACGCCGCGACCGACCCGCTCGCCGACGCCGACGTCTTCAGGGTGCTCGGGCCGGACGGCAGCCCCCTGCCGGACGCGACCGTCCCGGACCTCTCCGACGAGCGGTTCCGCGCGATCTACCGCGACCTGGTCGTCACGCGCCGGTTCGACGAGCGCGCGGTGAGCCTCCAGCGACAGGGTCGGATCGGGACGTACGCGCCCTGCGCCGGGCAGGAGGGGTCGGCGGTCGGGTCGACGCACGCGCTCGCGGACGACGACCTGATCAGCTACCAGTACCGCGAGCACGGCGCGGTCGTCGTCCGCGACCTCCTCTCCGAGTACCTCCCCTACTGGATGGGCCACGAGTCCGGGACCGAGGCGATCGCGGAGGGGAACGTGTTCCCGCTGAACATCGGGATCGCGGCGCACCTCCCGCACGCGGTCGGCGCCGCGTGGGCGTTCGACTACCGGGACGAGGACCGAATCTCGGTTGCGCATTTCGGCGACGGCGCGACCAGCGAGGGCGACTTCCACGAGGCGATGAACTTCGCCGGCGTCTTCGACGCGCCGACCCTCTTCTGCTGTCACAACAACGGCTGGGCGATCTCTATCCCCGAGTCGCGCCAGACCGCGAGCGACACGTTCGCCGAGAAGGCGGCCGCCTACGGGTTCGAGGGCGTCCGCGTCGACGGGATGGACCCGCTCGCGAGCTACGCGGTCACGCGGGCGGCGGCCGAGCGCGCCCGGGGAGCCGGCGGCGGTCCGGAGGGCGACGGCGACCCATCCGCCGACGGCGACACCCCCCGCCCCGCCCTCATCGAGTTCGTCGAGTACCGGTTCGGCGCGCACACGACCGCCGACGACCCGACAGCCTACCGCGACCCGGACGACGTGGACCCGTGGCGCGCGCTCGACCCGCTCGACCGCATGGAGGCGTTCCTGCGGGAGACCGGCCGGATCGACGACGAGGGGGTCGCGGCGATCCGCGACGAGGCCGACAAGGTCGTCGCCGACGCGATCGACTTCGCCGAGTCGGTCGAGGCCGACCCGACCGACATGTTCGAGCACGCGTACGCCGACCTCCCGCCCGAGATCCGTCGCCAACGCGACGAGCTGCTCGCGGCGGTCGAGGAGCACGGGGAGGGGGCGTTCCGGCGGGAGGAGTAG
- a CDS encoding M42 family metallopeptidase has product MSFDFDFELLRELTEARGVPGYEDDVREIVRRELADTADRVRTDAMGNVVGTVEGDADYSVAVAAHMDEIGFMVRHVTDEGFVQVDPLGGFDARVLRAQRVTVHGEEDLTGVIGSVPPHTLTDEQKEKDEEVKDVFIDLGRDGGEVDELVGVGDLVTLDQTTTRMGDRVTGKALDDRICVFAMLEAARRIDDPDVTIHFAATVQEEVGLRGASALGVDIDPDLAVALDVTVANDVPQIGEPADAVTELGEGTAIKLKDSSVITSPKVHGRLTDVAEAEGIDHQHEVLPAGGTDTAGFQNTAGAKPVGAISIPTRYLHTVTETADGEDVAATIDLLTAFLDSETGEHDYTL; this is encoded by the coding sequence ATGTCGTTCGACTTCGACTTCGAGCTGTTGCGAGAGCTGACCGAGGCCCGTGGCGTCCCGGGCTACGAGGACGACGTCCGCGAGATCGTGCGCCGGGAGCTCGCCGACACCGCCGACCGGGTCCGCACCGACGCGATGGGGAACGTGGTCGGGACCGTCGAGGGCGACGCCGACTACTCGGTCGCGGTCGCGGCCCACATGGACGAGATCGGCTTCATGGTCCGTCACGTCACCGACGAGGGGTTCGTGCAGGTCGACCCGCTCGGCGGGTTCGACGCCCGCGTGCTCCGCGCCCAGCGCGTCACCGTCCACGGCGAGGAGGACCTCACCGGCGTCATCGGCTCCGTGCCGCCGCACACGCTCACGGACGAACAGAAGGAGAAGGACGAAGAGGTGAAAGACGTGTTTATCGACCTCGGCCGCGACGGCGGGGAAGTCGACGAGCTCGTCGGCGTCGGTGACCTCGTCACCCTCGACCAGACGACGACGCGGATGGGCGACCGGGTGACCGGGAAGGCGCTCGACGACCGGATCTGTGTGTTCGCGATGCTGGAGGCCGCTCGCCGGATCGACGACCCCGACGTGACGATTCACTTCGCGGCGACCGTACAGGAGGAGGTCGGCCTCCGGGGCGCGAGCGCGCTCGGCGTCGACATCGATCCGGACCTCGCCGTCGCCCTCGACGTCACCGTCGCCAACGACGTCCCGCAGATCGGCGAGCCGGCAGACGCCGTGACCGAGCTGGGCGAGGGGACCGCGATCAAGCTCAAGGACTCCTCGGTGATCACCAGCCCGAAGGTCCACGGCCGACTGACGGACGTGGCCGAGGCGGAGGGGATCGACCACCAGCATGAGGTGTTGCCCGCGGGCGGCACCGACACCGCGGGGTTCCAGAACACGGCCGGGGCGAAGCCGGTCGGCGCCATCTCGATCCCGACGCGCTACCTCCATACCGTCACCGAGACCGCCGACGGCGAGGACGTCGCGGCGACGATCGACCTGCTGACGGCGTTCCTCGACTCCGAGACCGGCGAGCACGACTACACCCTATAA